The Halobellus sp. MBLA0158 genome has a window encoding:
- a CDS encoding hydantoinase/oxoprolinase family protein, which produces MAERIRLGADVGGTFTDVVLATGDELVTAKVPSTEDQSVGVVEGVRKACDAAGVDPADVEEFTHAMTVSVNALLERAGAKTALVTTEGFRDVLEIGRQDRPSLYDLSATRPEPLVPRRRRFEVGERAAPDGVTDPIEEHEVREVAARIRECDAESVAVSLLHAYADSENEERVVEVLEEELDVPVSASHEVLAEFREYERTSTTVVDAYVTPAIDRYLGRLAERAADAGLPAPLVMQANGGIASVETVREHAVTTAMSGPAAGVVGANAAAGGVPDERGLRGLVTFDMGGTSSDVSLVRDGEAERTTDAAINGQPIRTPMVDVTTVGAGGGSIAWVDEGGALRVGPRSAGAEPGPACYGKGGTEPTVTDANLVLGYIGESTALGGELSLDADAAHDALAGLAEEAGLAGPAAAARGVYRVANANMARAIRSATVERGHDPREFGLVAFGGAGPMHAVALADDLGIGTVVVPLTCGVLSAYGLLSADEQHDAVRTHRASLSEVDPEAIEDRFADLEAAVLADARDPEAATVRRRADLRYAGQSFELTVDVGDAFDPESVRERFHAAHTSTYGYRMDDPVDLVNLRVAATAARPAPPTRYAADGEGAPTETREARFGDGERYETPVYDRSGLAPGTTLGGPAVIEQAESTAVVPPAWDGRVRDDGALVLTEADDAEADR; this is translated from the coding sequence ATGGCGGAGCGAATCAGGCTCGGGGCCGACGTCGGGGGGACCTTCACCGACGTGGTGCTGGCGACGGGCGACGAGCTCGTGACGGCGAAGGTCCCGAGCACCGAGGATCAGAGCGTCGGCGTCGTCGAGGGCGTCCGCAAGGCCTGCGACGCCGCGGGCGTCGATCCGGCCGACGTCGAGGAGTTCACCCACGCGATGACCGTCTCGGTCAACGCCCTCTTAGAGCGGGCGGGCGCGAAGACCGCGCTGGTCACGACCGAGGGCTTCCGCGACGTCCTGGAGATCGGGCGGCAGGACCGGCCCTCACTGTACGACCTCTCGGCGACGCGGCCCGAGCCGCTGGTCCCGCGGCGGCGACGCTTCGAGGTCGGAGAGCGCGCGGCGCCCGACGGCGTGACCGACCCGATCGAGGAGCACGAAGTGCGCGAGGTCGCCGCGCGGATCCGCGAGTGCGACGCCGAGAGCGTCGCCGTCTCGCTGTTGCACGCCTACGCGGATTCCGAAAACGAGGAGCGCGTCGTCGAGGTGCTGGAGGAGGAACTCGACGTCCCCGTCTCGGCCTCCCACGAGGTGCTCGCGGAGTTCCGCGAGTACGAGCGGACCTCCACCACCGTCGTCGACGCGTACGTGACGCCGGCGATCGACCGCTACCTCGGCCGGCTCGCCGAGCGCGCGGCCGACGCCGGACTCCCCGCGCCCCTCGTGATGCAGGCCAACGGCGGGATCGCGTCGGTCGAGACGGTGCGGGAGCACGCGGTCACGACGGCGATGTCGGGGCCGGCCGCCGGCGTGGTGGGCGCGAACGCCGCCGCGGGCGGCGTCCCCGACGAGCGCGGGCTGCGCGGCCTCGTCACGTTCGACATGGGCGGGACCTCCAGCGACGTGAGCCTGGTCCGCGACGGCGAGGCCGAACGCACCACCGACGCGGCGATCAACGGCCAGCCGATCCGGACGCCGATGGTCGACGTCACCACCGTCGGCGCGGGCGGCGGGTCGATCGCGTGGGTCGACGAGGGCGGCGCGCTCCGGGTGGGGCCGCGCTCGGCCGGCGCGGAGCCGGGCCCCGCCTGCTACGGCAAGGGCGGCACCGAGCCGACCGTCACTGACGCCAACCTCGTGCTCGGCTACATCGGCGAATCGACGGCGCTCGGCGGCGAACTCTCGCTCGACGCCGACGCCGCACACGACGCGCTCGCCGGGCTGGCAGAGGAGGCGGGACTCGCGGGCCCCGCCGCGGCCGCCCGCGGCGTCTACCGCGTCGCCAACGCGAATATGGCGCGGGCGATCCGCTCGGCGACGGTCGAGCGCGGCCACGACCCCCGGGAGTTCGGGCTCGTCGCGTTCGGCGGCGCCGGCCCGATGCACGCCGTCGCGCTCGCGGACGACCTCGGGATCGGAACGGTCGTCGTCCCGCTCACCTGCGGGGTGCTGTCCGCCTACGGCCTCCTCTCCGCCGACGAACAGCACGACGCCGTCCGGACTCACCGCGCGTCGCTCTCGGAGGTCGATCCCGAAGCGATCGAAGACCGATTCGCGGATCTCGAAGCCGCGGTCCTCGCGGACGCCCGCGACCCCGAGGCGGCGACCGTGCGGCGCCGCGCGGACCTCCGGTACGCCGGCCAGAGCTTCGAGCTCACCGTCGACGTCGGTGACGCCTTCGACCCCGAGTCGGTCCGGGAGCGGTTCCACGCGGCCCACACATCGACGTACGGCTACCGGATGGACGACCCCGTCGACCTCGTGAATCTCCGCGTCGCGGCGACCGCGGCGCGACCCGCGCCGCCGACGCGGTACGCGGCCGACGGCGAGGGCGCTCCCACCGAGACGCGGGAGGCCCGATTCGGCGACGGCGAGCGCTACGAGACGCCGGTGTACGACCGATCGGGGCTCGCGCCCGGGACGACCCTTGGCGGGCCGGCGGTGATCGAACAGGCCGAGAGCACCGCGGTCGTGCCGCCGGCGTGGGACGGGCGCGTCCGCGACGACGGCGCGCTGGTGCTCACCGAAGCGGACGACGCGGAGGCCGACCGATGA
- a CDS encoding hydantoinase B/oxoprolinase family protein — translation MSREEDGNAVDPVTLEILRNRLEGIAEEMGEVLIRGAYSPNIKERQDCSTALFDSEGRMVAQAEHIPVHLGAMPRAVEAVMAKGPEPGDVWALNDPFEGGTHLPDVTLVSPIAPDVAGRPESGGEIVGYAVSRAHHADVGGATPGSMPAGAREIYEEGLRIPGVRLVRDGDLVDDVFALLLANVRTPDERRADVRAQLAAHERAEDRLGDLLARSGDVVRDAFDAVIEYSRDRIEAELDSIPDGVYTARDVLEGDGTGPDRDVAIEVTVTVDGATLNVDFAGTEEQVPGNVNAPLSVAESAVYFVVRCLTDPEIPPNQGCYDPVSVSAPEGSLLNPTSPAAVVGGNVETSQRVTDVVFAALAEAVPDRAPAQGQGTMNNLIVGSREGGFTYYETIGGGAGATPTTDGIDGVQVGMTNTLNTPVEVLEAEYPLYVERYALRPGTGGDGARRGGLGLERVLTVERDATVSLLTERRRHRPSGVAGGGPGALGENLVDGEPVPAKTTVDVEAGTTVTVRTPGGGGHGDPADRDPDAREADRRDGKAETETEE, via the coding sequence ATGAGCAGAGAGGAAGACGGAAACGCGGTCGATCCGGTGACCCTGGAGATCCTCCGGAACCGGCTGGAGGGGATCGCCGAGGAGATGGGCGAGGTGCTCATCCGCGGGGCGTACTCGCCGAACATCAAGGAACGCCAGGACTGCTCGACAGCGCTGTTCGACAGCGAGGGCCGGATGGTCGCCCAGGCCGAGCACATCCCGGTGCATCTGGGCGCGATGCCGCGCGCGGTCGAGGCCGTGATGGCGAAGGGCCCCGAGCCGGGCGACGTCTGGGCGCTGAACGACCCCTTCGAGGGCGGGACCCACCTCCCGGACGTCACGCTCGTCTCGCCGATCGCGCCCGACGTCGCGGGACGGCCCGAGAGCGGCGGGGAAATCGTCGGCTACGCGGTCTCGCGGGCGCACCACGCCGACGTCGGCGGGGCGACGCCGGGGAGTATGCCGGCTGGCGCGCGCGAGATCTACGAGGAGGGCCTGCGCATTCCCGGCGTCAGGCTCGTCCGCGACGGCGACCTCGTCGACGACGTCTTCGCGCTCCTCCTGGCGAACGTGCGCACGCCCGACGAGCGCCGCGCGGACGTCCGCGCCCAGCTCGCCGCGCACGAGCGCGCCGAGGACCGACTCGGGGATCTCCTGGCGCGCTCCGGGGATGTCGTCCGCGACGCCTTCGACGCCGTGATCGAGTACTCCCGCGATCGCATCGAGGCCGAACTCGACTCGATCCCCGACGGCGTCTACACCGCGCGCGACGTCCTGGAGGGCGACGGGACGGGCCCGGACCGCGACGTCGCGATCGAGGTGACCGTCACCGTCGACGGCGCGACCCTCAACGTCGACTTCGCGGGGACCGAAGAGCAGGTCCCCGGCAACGTGAACGCGCCGCTGTCGGTCGCCGAGAGCGCCGTGTACTTCGTCGTGCGCTGTCTGACCGACCCCGAGATCCCGCCGAATCAGGGGTGTTACGATCCCGTCTCCGTGTCGGCGCCCGAGGGCTCGCTCCTGAATCCGACCTCGCCCGCGGCAGTCGTCGGCGGCAACGTCGAGACCAGCCAGCGCGTCACAGACGTCGTGTTCGCGGCGCTCGCGGAGGCCGTTCCGGACCGCGCGCCGGCCCAGGGCCAGGGCACGATGAACAACCTCATCGTCGGCTCCCGCGAGGGCGGCTTCACGTACTACGAGACGATCGGCGGCGGCGCGGGCGCGACCCCGACGACCGACGGCATCGACGGCGTCCAGGTGGGGATGACAAACACCTTGAACACGCCCGTCGAGGTCCTGGAGGCCGAGTACCCGCTCTACGTCGAGCGCTACGCCCTCCGGCCGGGCACGGGCGGCGACGGCGCCCGCCGCGGCGGCCTCGGCCTCGAACGCGTGCTCACCGTCGAGCGCGACGCCACCGTCTCGCTCCTGACCGAACGGCGCCGCCACCGGCCCTCGGGCGTCGCCGGCGGCGGACCGGGCGCGCTCGGCGAAAATCTGGTCGACGGCGAGCCCGTGCCGGCGAAGACGACCGTCGACGTCGAAGCCGGGACGACGGTCACGGTTCGGACGCCCGGCGGCGGCGGACACGGCGATCCGGCCGACCGCGACCCCGACGCGCGCGAGGCGGATCGCCGCGACGGGAAGGCCGAGACCGAGACCGAGGAGTGA